A region from the Planctomycetota bacterium genome encodes:
- a CDS encoding bifunctional heptose 7-phosphate kinase/heptose 1-phosphate adenyltransferase, translated as MQTWEAFNRVRALVIGDCMLDRYVSGHVKRLSPEAPVPVVLMQGQRHCPGGAANVAASLAALGARASLVGVVGNDPEADLLRDTLVGHGPIDAHLHVCHDSPTVCKTRVLADAWHQLVRLDQDGVREALELSAIEALGEMVGRVSQHDIVLLADYEKGTLPREVLRAVIDQCREQGILCLVDPKKRDFSLYGGATFITPNLAELERAVGRPLAGETEIVEAARDLCRQFFFDYVLVTRAAEGMTLVSRQEVHHFAAHVRPVADVSGAGDTVVATLAAALAAGWEIATACRLATVAAGIAVSRPGTYIVRGAELETAWSGRSLKVLDREAARHRVRDARRAGQRVVFTNGCFDILHAGHLACLERARQHGDLLVVGLNSDDSVTRNKGPGRPVLLVEHRAALLAGLACVDIVVVFNELTPESLIRQLEPDCLVKGADYHAGEIVGAEFVKSRGGQVVTVPLMPGLSTTHILQLREAADE; from the coding sequence ATGCAAACGTGGGAAGCTTTTAACCGAGTCCGCGCGCTGGTCATTGGCGACTGCATGCTCGACCGCTACGTGTCGGGGCACGTTAAACGCCTGTCTCCCGAAGCGCCGGTTCCCGTTGTCTTGATGCAAGGCCAGCGCCACTGCCCCGGCGGCGCCGCCAACGTGGCCGCCTCGTTGGCCGCGCTGGGGGCCCGGGCTTCGCTGGTCGGCGTGGTGGGGAACGATCCCGAGGCCGATCTGCTGCGCGATACCTTGGTGGGGCATGGCCCGATCGATGCCCATTTGCACGTCTGTCACGACTCGCCCACCGTCTGCAAGACCCGGGTGCTGGCCGACGCCTGGCATCAATTGGTCCGGCTCGATCAGGACGGCGTGCGCGAAGCATTGGAGCTATCGGCGATCGAAGCTCTGGGCGAGATGGTCGGCCGGGTGTCGCAGCACGACATCGTGCTTTTGGCGGATTACGAAAAAGGAACCTTGCCGCGAGAAGTTCTGCGGGCCGTCATCGACCAGTGCCGCGAGCAGGGGATTCTCTGTCTGGTTGATCCCAAGAAACGCGACTTCAGCCTGTACGGTGGCGCGACGTTCATCACACCCAACTTGGCGGAACTCGAACGAGCCGTCGGCCGGCCCCTGGCTGGCGAAACGGAAATCGTCGAGGCGGCCCGCGACTTGTGCCGGCAGTTCTTCTTTGACTACGTGCTGGTCACGCGCGCGGCCGAGGGGATGACGCTGGTCTCGCGCCAGGAAGTTCATCATTTCGCCGCGCACGTCCGCCCGGTGGCCGACGTGTCGGGCGCCGGCGACACGGTGGTGGCCACGCTGGCCGCCGCCTTGGCCGCCGGATGGGAGATCGCCACGGCGTGCCGGCTGGCGACTGTCGCGGCGGGCATCGCCGTCAGCCGGCCGGGCACGTACATCGTCCGCGGCGCGGAGCTTGAAACCGCGTGGAGCGGGCGCAGCCTGAAAGTCCTTGACCGCGAGGCCGCCCGCCACCGCGTGCGCGACGCTCGCCGCGCCGGTCAGCGCGTGGTGTTCACCAACGGTTGCTTCGACATCCTGCACGCTGGCCACCTGGCCTGTCTGGAACGGGCGCGGCAGCATGGCGACCTGCTGGTCGTCGGCTTGAACAGCGACGACTCGGTCACGCGCAACAAAGGCCCCGGCCGTCCCGTGCTGCTCGTGGAGCATCGAGCCGCGCTGTTGGCTGGTTTGGCGTGTGTTGACATCGTGGTTGTGTTCAACGAGCTGACGCCCGAGTCGTTGATTCGCCAGCTTGAGCCCGACTGTCTGGTCAAAGGGGCCGACTATCACGCCGGCGAGATCGTCGGGGCCGAGTTCGTGAAATCGCGCGGCGGACAAGTGGTCACCGTGCCGCTGATGCCGGGGTTGAGCACGACACACATTCTGCAATTGCGGGAAGCGGCCGACGAATGA